Proteins encoded within one genomic window of uncultured Sphingopyxis sp.:
- a CDS encoding cytochrome c-type biogenesis protein: MGPCLRRGAWAFLLSALFLGLALPSAAQDRLPPAPYAYQQLNDPAKEARAKALMEELRCLVCQGQSIADSDAPLAGDMRHEVRSKIAAGESPDAIKAWLVARYGNWVSYDPPFDGATALLWLGPLLFLAVGGWLAFGRFRRGRDDAEDGA; encoded by the coding sequence ATGGGCCCCTGCCTGCGCAGGGGCGCGTGGGCTTTTTTGCTCTCGGCCTTGTTTCTCGGTCTCGCGCTGCCGTCGGCGGCGCAGGATCGCTTGCCGCCCGCGCCCTATGCCTATCAACAATTGAACGACCCGGCGAAAGAAGCGCGCGCCAAGGCCTTGATGGAGGAATTGCGCTGCCTCGTCTGTCAGGGGCAGTCGATTGCCGACAGCGACGCGCCGCTCGCGGGCGACATGCGGCACGAGGTGCGCAGCAAGATCGCGGCGGGTGAGAGTCCGGATGCGATCAAGGCCTGGCTCGTCGCGCGCTATGGCAATTGGGTGAGCTATGACCCGCCGTTCGATGGCGCGACGGCGTTGCTGTGGCTGGGGCCGCTGCTGTTCCTCGCGGTCGGGGGATGGCTGGCGTTCGGCCGGTTCCGGCGCGGCAGGGATGATGCGGAGGATGGCGCATGA